Proteins encoded by one window of Funiculus sociatus GB2-C1:
- a CDS encoding GNAT family N-acetyltransferase, whose translation MGFWKSLFSGSDSSTASKMTPGEGYAMEGAGDRTGNGSRIFFSTERDIDLYELEELCDAVGWSRRPLRKVKKAIEHSFLVVSMWDVRGTQRRLVGFARATSDHAFNATIWDVVVHPDFQGKGLGKALMKYAIKKLRSEDISNITLFADPQVVDFYRGINFIADPEGIKGMFWYPD comes from the coding sequence ATGGGTTTTTGGAAAAGCTTGTTTAGCGGTTCTGACAGCAGCACCGCGTCGAAGATGACGCCTGGTGAAGGTTATGCTATGGAAGGTGCAGGCGATCGCACAGGCAATGGTTCTCGCATCTTTTTTAGCACTGAGCGTGACATTGACCTGTATGAACTGGAAGAACTCTGCGATGCGGTTGGCTGGTCGCGGCGACCGTTACGCAAGGTAAAGAAAGCTATTGAACACAGTTTCCTCGTAGTTTCAATGTGGGACGTGCGGGGAACTCAGCGACGGCTAGTTGGCTTTGCTCGTGCCACTTCTGACCATGCCTTCAATGCCACTATCTGGGATGTGGTAGTTCACCCAGATTTCCAAGGCAAGGGGCTGGGTAAGGCATTAATGAAGTACGCTATCAAGAAACTTCGCAGCGAAGATATAAGTAACATTACTCTATTCGCTGATCCTCAAGTTGTGGATTTTTACCGGGGAATAAATTTTATTGCAGACCCGGAAGGGATTAAAGGAATGTTTTGGTATCCAGATTAA
- a CDS encoding Tic22 family protein, translating into MKSLVRLGATLGLVGGILLGGLPAMENLRAIALPEDQVVKKLAEVPVFTLTNAQGDFVVRSIKNENQTVSQVGFFVSKQDAQKFLDDRLKKENPQLANTMKVVAVSLADFYTMAQASKKKPDGTVFTLVPAQQQVELARTLLTQSGQQGQQFNGIPLFVPKFKKDNNYLTIPLGNERFIPFYFDKQQAIALIDRFKQAVPAEAANTEIQVVDLQSVIQTLLTSNDPGLSKIVLYPSQESIQFIRTLQPAAGQNQAQPARPQQQQPARPQQQQPARPQQPRR; encoded by the coding sequence ATGAAATCATTAGTTCGTTTGGGCGCAACACTGGGTCTAGTTGGCGGTATCCTCCTGGGAGGACTACCCGCAATGGAAAATCTGCGGGCGATCGCATTGCCAGAAGATCAGGTCGTAAAAAAGCTAGCTGAAGTACCCGTATTTACGCTCACCAATGCTCAAGGTGACTTCGTGGTTCGCTCGATAAAGAACGAAAACCAGACTGTTTCACAGGTGGGCTTTTTTGTCAGCAAGCAGGATGCTCAAAAATTTCTCGACGACCGGCTGAAGAAGGAGAATCCTCAGCTGGCAAACACAATGAAGGTGGTTGCCGTGTCCTTGGCAGACTTTTACACGATGGCTCAAGCCAGTAAAAAGAAGCCAGATGGTACAGTTTTTACTCTAGTTCCCGCGCAGCAACAGGTTGAATTGGCAAGAACGCTGCTGACTCAGAGCGGCCAACAAGGGCAGCAATTTAATGGTATTCCCCTCTTTGTACCGAAGTTTAAGAAAGATAATAATTATCTGACTATTCCACTGGGCAATGAGCGGTTTATTCCTTTCTACTTTGACAAACAGCAAGCGATCGCTCTCATAGACCGTTTTAAGCAAGCTGTCCCTGCTGAAGCCGCTAACACTGAGATTCAGGTAGTGGATTTGCAAAGTGTTATTCAAACCTTGCTAACCAGCAATGATCCTGGTCTAAGCAAAATTGTCTTGTATCCATCGCAGGAGTCAATACAATTTATCCGCACCCTGCAACCCGCAGCTGGGCAGAATCAAGCTCAGCCAGCAAGACCTCAACAACAGCAGCCAGCAAGACCTCAACAACAACAGCCAGCAAGACCTCAACAACCCAGACGTTGA
- the prmC gene encoding peptide chain release factor N(5)-glutamine methyltransferase: MNDPQSPTVSGGELLSWRNWARDAAKSADVDPTEVDWLLLEVADVNRLALRLDSFQGRTQIKVKLPLSVLTEMWQRRICDRLPIQYIAGVTPWRNFSLAVTPAVLIPRPETEYLIDLAVTAAEKGQVTPSLKQGHWADLGTGSGAIALGLADGLRQATIHAVDFSPEALAIAQYNALNLGFATRIHFYQGSWWDPLHALKGKLSGMVSNPPYIPSSLVPSLQPEVAKHEPHLALDGGKDGLDCIRHLVKKAPEYLHPGGIWLIEMMAGQADAVVQLLQEEGRYCDISIHADFAGIERFALAYIKN, translated from the coding sequence ATGAACGACCCGCAGTCGCCAACAGTTTCAGGTGGGGAACTCTTGTCTTGGCGCAACTGGGCAAGAGATGCGGCTAAGTCTGCTGATGTTGACCCAACTGAAGTGGACTGGCTGCTTTTAGAAGTTGCCGATGTAAATCGGTTGGCGCTGCGGTTAGATTCTTTCCAAGGCAGAACCCAGATAAAGGTAAAGCTGCCGTTATCAGTGTTAACCGAGATGTGGCAACGGCGAATTTGCGATCGCTTGCCGATACAGTACATCGCTGGTGTTACACCTTGGCGTAATTTTTCTTTGGCGGTAACTCCGGCGGTGTTGATTCCCCGACCGGAGACAGAATATCTGATTGATTTGGCAGTTACTGCTGCTGAAAAAGGCCAAGTCACCCCAAGCTTAAAGCAAGGACACTGGGCAGATTTGGGAACAGGTAGTGGCGCGATCGCTCTTGGTTTAGCAGATGGGTTAAGACAGGCAACAATTCACGCCGTCGATTTTAGCCCTGAGGCTCTTGCGATCGCCCAATACAATGCTCTTAATCTGGGTTTTGCCACTCGGATTCATTTTTATCAAGGTTCCTGGTGGGACCCTTTACATGCCCTCAAAGGCAAACTCAGCGGCATGGTTTCCAACCCGCCGTACATTCCTAGCAGTCTGGTGCCTTCTCTACAACCGGAAGTGGCGAAGCACGAACCCCATCTCGCCCTTGATGGGGGCAAGGATGGGCTTGATTGCATTCGCCACTTGGTAAAGAAAGCACCCGAATACCTGCATCCGGGCGGTATTTGGCTAATTGAAATGATGGCGGGACAAGCCGATGCTGTTGTTCAATTGTTGCAAGAAGAAGGGCGTTACTGCGACATTTCAATTCATGCCGATTTCGCTGGAATTGAACGTTTTGCTCTTGCTTATATTAAAAATTAG
- a CDS encoding L-threonylcarbamoyladenylate synthase, whose translation MAQVSIDALIKGALSGCLVSFPTDTVPALAVQPEHSELIFAAKQRSGDKPLILMGATPADLWTFVTGSAAEWEIWQQVALQYWPGAITLVLPASERVPRTMNPTDPSTIGVRVPNCAIARKILAQTGPLATTSANRSGEPPLETMTEIEAQFPDVLTLLPSELKTEELALGVPSTVAKWTDSKWEILRQGAVKLEGTGN comes from the coding sequence ATGGCACAAGTTTCAATCGATGCCCTGATAAAAGGCGCTCTTTCTGGGTGTTTGGTGAGCTTTCCCACAGATACAGTACCAGCATTGGCAGTACAGCCGGAACACTCAGAGCTAATTTTTGCGGCAAAACAGCGGAGTGGAGATAAACCGTTGATTTTGATGGGAGCAACGCCAGCAGATTTATGGACTTTTGTAACTGGAAGTGCGGCGGAATGGGAGATTTGGCAACAAGTTGCTTTGCAATATTGGCCGGGAGCGATAACGTTAGTATTGCCAGCTTCAGAGCGCGTCCCAAGAACCATGAACCCGACTGATCCCAGCACAATAGGAGTGAGAGTGCCAAATTGCGCGATCGCTCGTAAAATTCTGGCGCAAACTGGCCCCTTAGCAACTACTAGCGCCAATCGTTCTGGGGAGCCACCCCTCGAAACAATGACCGAAATCGAAGCGCAGTTTCCCGATGTCTTAACTCTACTACCCTCGGAATTAAAGACTGAAGAATTGGCGCTTGGCGTTCCTTCCACCGTTGCCAAATGGACAGACAGTAAATGGGAAATTTTGCGGCAAGGAGCAGTTAAATTGGAAGGAACTGGGAATTAA
- a CDS encoding sensor histidine kinase, translated as MPQDANSNLEAILEELKQTQLACNMATEMGQFKAGFLARTSHELRSPLNSLIGLHQLILSDLCDSPEEEREFIAQAQGSALKLVKLLDEIIAVAKTQHGTNRLEIQPVQIANVFEQVYNFTYLQAANRSIRLEVSPPDPEIYVLADPRRLQQVVLNLVDSAIARMDGGSIRVSASPSPASDHLHIWIDVQGEVPSHPWSEPVDLLNTVKKTEEQVKNPDKQPVKEPLLSAGMNLLINQTLLEVMQGRLEVVAGQPADTPATSAPENLIRLQLSIPLVTPETI; from the coding sequence ATGCCCCAAGACGCTAACTCAAACTTGGAAGCCATTTTAGAGGAACTCAAGCAAACCCAACTTGCTTGTAACATGGCAACAGAAATGGGCCAGTTTAAAGCGGGTTTTTTGGCGCGGACTTCTCATGAATTGCGATCGCCCTTGAACAGTTTAATCGGTCTACATCAGCTAATTTTGTCAGATTTGTGTGACTCTCCAGAGGAAGAACGAGAGTTCATAGCCCAAGCTCAAGGCTCTGCACTTAAACTGGTAAAACTTTTAGACGAAATTATTGCCGTTGCCAAAACCCAACATGGCACCAATCGGCTAGAAATTCAGCCTGTACAGATAGCTAATGTTTTTGAGCAAGTCTATAACTTTACGTACCTGCAAGCAGCTAATCGCAGCATTCGCTTGGAAGTATCGCCCCCCGATCCAGAAATTTACGTTTTGGCAGATCCGCGACGGTTACAACAAGTGGTGCTGAATTTAGTTGATAGCGCGATCGCTCGTATGGACGGAGGTAGCATTCGAGTTTCCGCTTCTCCCTCACCAGCATCTGATCATCTCCACATCTGGATTGACGTTCAAGGGGAGGTTCCCTCCCACCCTTGGAGCGAGCCTGTGGATTTGCTCAATACCGTGAAAAAGACAGAAGAACAGGTAAAAAATCCAGACAAGCAGCCTGTAAAAGAGCCACTGCTATCAGCAGGGATGAATCTGTTAATCAATCAAACTTTGCTGGAAGTCATGCAGGGACGACTAGAAGTGGTGGCGGGACAACCAGCCGACACCCCTGCTACTTCAGCACCAGAAAATCTTATCCGGCTTCAGCTTTCGATTCCCCTCGTGACACCAGAAACTATCTAA
- a CDS encoding GNAT family N-acetyltransferase: MDCRHIQFCDNKSKIDFKQLLELFQIAAFWAQSRKIEDLEVAIANSEPAISVWDGDRMIGFARATSDGVYRATIWDVIIHPDYQGAGLGRKLVETLISHPRLSRVERVYLLTTYQQGFYARIGFEYSNPSTTMVLYNNQPVAEPMAVQVR, encoded by the coding sequence ATGGATTGCCGTCATATCCAGTTTTGTGACAATAAATCAAAGATCGACTTCAAACAACTGCTGGAGTTGTTTCAAATAGCAGCCTTCTGGGCGCAGAGTCGAAAAATTGAGGATTTAGAAGTGGCGATCGCTAACAGTGAGCCGGCGATCAGCGTCTGGGATGGCGATCGCATGATCGGATTCGCCAGAGCCACTTCCGATGGTGTCTACCGTGCCACTATCTGGGATGTGATCATTCACCCGGACTACCAAGGTGCAGGACTCGGACGCAAGTTAGTGGAAACACTTATCAGCCATCCCCGCCTGAGCCGAGTAGAGCGCGTTTACTTGTTGACTACCTATCAACAAGGCTTTTACGCCCGTATTGGATTTGAATATAGCAATCCCAGTACAACGATGGTGCTGTATAATAACCAGCCGGTAGCTGAGCCTATGGCTGTCCAGGTTAGATAG
- the hemB gene encoding porphobilinogen synthase: MFPIHRPRRLRTSPQLRRMVRETVLTTSDLIYPLFAVPGQGIAKEVKSMPGVYQLSVDKIVEEAKEVYDLGIPGIILFGIPEDKDTDATGAWHDCGIVQKAATAVKEAVPDLIVIADTCLCEYTSHGHCGYLQVGDLSGRVLNDPTLELLKKTAVSQAKAGADIIAPSGMMDGFVQAIREGLDAAGYEDIPILSYAAKYASAYYGPFRDAADSAPQFGDRRTYQMDPGNAREAIKEIELDIAEGADMLMVKPALAYMDIIWRVKEATNLPVAAYNVSGEYAMVKAAALNGWIDEQRVVMETLTGFKRSGADLILTYHAKDAARWL; this comes from the coding sequence ATGTTCCCTATACATCGCCCTCGCCGCCTTCGCACTTCACCCCAACTACGCCGGATGGTGCGCGAGACAGTTCTTACCACAAGCGATTTAATCTATCCTCTGTTTGCGGTGCCAGGACAGGGAATCGCTAAAGAAGTGAAATCTATGCCGGGAGTCTATCAACTATCGGTAGACAAAATTGTGGAAGAGGCGAAAGAAGTTTATGACCTCGGCATCCCAGGCATTATTCTATTTGGCATTCCTGAAGATAAGGATACAGATGCGACTGGCGCTTGGCACGATTGCGGAATTGTGCAAAAAGCAGCAACGGCGGTGAAAGAAGCGGTGCCGGATTTGATTGTGATTGCCGATACTTGCCTGTGCGAGTACACCAGTCACGGTCACTGCGGTTATTTACAAGTTGGCGACTTGTCTGGTCGCGTTTTGAATGACCCGACGCTGGAGTTGCTAAAGAAAACAGCAGTTTCTCAAGCTAAGGCTGGTGCTGATATCATTGCGCCTTCCGGGATGATGGACGGTTTTGTACAGGCGATTCGGGAAGGATTGGATGCGGCAGGGTATGAAGATATACCGATTCTTTCCTATGCTGCGAAGTATGCTTCAGCTTACTATGGCCCTTTCCGGGATGCTGCTGACTCTGCTCCTCAGTTTGGCGATCGCAGAACCTACCAAATGGACCCAGGTAATGCCCGCGAAGCGATTAAAGAAATTGAACTTGACATCGCTGAAGGTGCAGATATGCTGATGGTTAAACCCGCCCTAGCTTATATGGATATTATCTGGCGGGTGAAGGAAGCAACCAATTTACCAGTAGCCGCCTACAATGTCTCTGGCGAATACGCGATGGTTAAAGCGGCTGCTTTAAATGGCTGGATTGACGAACAGCGAGTGGTGATGGAAACTTTGACTGGCTTTAAGCGGTCTGGTGCCGATTTGATTCTCACCTATCACGCTAAAGATGCTGCTCGTTGGTTGTAA
- the rpmA gene encoding 50S ribosomal protein L27, protein MAHKKGTGSTRNGRDSNAQRLGVKRFGGQVVRAGNILVRQRGTTFHAGQNVGVGKDYTLFALVDGVVTFERKERYRKKVSVYPVPAAAEAPAEAELATAQA, encoded by the coding sequence ATGGCTCACAAGAAAGGTACAGGTAGTACGCGCAACGGTCGTGACTCTAATGCCCAACGTCTAGGCGTTAAACGCTTCGGCGGTCAAGTTGTCAGGGCTGGTAATATTTTGGTGCGTCAGCGGGGAACTACATTTCACGCTGGTCAAAACGTCGGTGTCGGCAAAGACTATACTTTGTTTGCTCTAGTCGATGGCGTTGTCACCTTTGAAAGAAAGGAAAGATACCGCAAGAAGGTAAGCGTTTACCCAGTGCCAGCAGCAGCTGAAGCACCTGCTGAGGCAGAACTGGCAACCGCACAAGCCTAA